The Lactuca sativa cultivar Salinas unplaced genomic scaffold, Lsat_Salinas_v11 Lsat_1_v11_unplaced_67, whole genome shotgun sequence genomic interval agctatttagTTCCGTAGCTATTCAATTCCGTAGCTGTTCTGTAGGAAAATCATTTCGTAGGTATTCCGTAGGAAAATATTTCGTATGTACTTTGTAGGAGTTTCGTAGCTAAATAActcgtaggtaatctgtaggtattcCGTAGTTAACGTGTTCCGTAGGTATTCCGTAGTTAAATTTGCAATATAATATTTCGTAGGAAATGCGTAGGAACGTTTGTAGCTAATCTGTAGGAAAAAATTACCCATGAGGTTTTTCTTACAACCCGTTTTTTGTAGGAAATCTGTAGGTAAAGTCTTGTTCCTACGGATTTGCTACTAATTCTGCTGTACCTACGGATTTGCTACTAATTCTGCTGTAGGTGACTAAttagttttctagtagtgataatTTAGGCGTAACATCAAACCCTAAACTTATCCCCTGGGCCGTGGCCCATTGAACTGTTAAACAAATACCCAATCAACCCAACCCATAATTATAAACTCGTCCTATCGGCCAAGTTACAAGAACAGCTCATCGGTAAATCGCATGAACAACTGCCACGTGTAAAAGCAACGTGTACATAAATCAGCCACGTTTCTTCTGGATCCAAATCAGTACCGATCCATCTTCATCAATTGATTTAATTCCCTTCTCTCATTCTCTGCATGTCTCTCTAAAACCAAACTCAGCGCAAATCGAAACAAGGAAAAAGCTCATAACTAGATCGTAAAATGGCGACAGATTTGAAACCGATGTACGCATACACGGTGGTTTACGTCAAGGATGTTGCTAAATCCGTCGAGTTTTACGGTAAGGCGTTCGGTCAGCTTGTTCGCCGTTTGGACGATTCCCACAGGTATGGATCGATCCATAATTTCTTGATTCCTATCCATATGTTGCAATAATTTCATCAAATGATCGAATTCAGACATGAAATGAAACATGTCGTGGTTGGTTGTTGATAGATGGGGTGAGCTAGAAAGCGGACAGACGACAATCGCGTTTACGCCGGTGCATCAACATGAAACGGATGATCTCACCGGAGAGGTTCAGGAACAGAAGTCGAAAACCAGAAGGAATCAACTTGAGGTTTGCTTTGCTTATGCAGACGTGGATGCTGCATACAAGGTGCTTGATAATTAATGAGTCTTTTTGGAAAAGCTATTTGGTTTTTATATATGATAAGATTTTGGATTTGTTTGTATGATGGGATGGATTTGGGTTGCAGAGGGCGGTGGAGAATGGGGCGGAGGCGGTGTGCCTGCCGGAGGATAAAGAATGGGGACAGCGGGTCGGGTATGTTCGTGATATCGATGGTATTGTGGTGAGGATGGGAAGCTTTGTGAAGCAGTGTTGATTGTGGAATCATGTGCATGTATGTATGCATAGACACTGTGTGTGTGACTGTGGTGGTGGGGTAATGTGTTAAATAATATTATAGTATGTTTTGTTTTTTCATAGAGGTTATCGTTTCACGATTTCTTCATAAAAATCTATATAGGGGCGTTCGATTGTATGTAATTATATGAAATTAAAAGAATAAGAACATTAAAGtaattattataaattataaattataaatttctaATAATGGGAGACTAGCTAGAAGGTTGTTTGGTTAGTTGTGAGCATCTGGGCGGGATCCGGGACAGATGTTATCGAACCGGTGGTATACTTTAAAACTATTTATGATGTTAAATTCGTAATAACGTGTGAAATATAAACATAGATTGAAGTAAACTTGGCATGAATATCTTTATATTCCATAAAATCAATATGCAAAAAGAAATTAACAAAAAGAGAggattttcttttttaatttaagaATTACGTCGATGCTAAACAGGTGAAAGaacaaaataatcattttatttcattcttcTTTCCAATTTTTGTCCGTTTTCTTGGCTCACTTCGTATGTTACGCACACTTTCATTCAAATCAAAATTC includes:
- the LOC128129560 gene encoding uncharacterized protein LOC128129560, which codes for MATDLKPMYAYTVVYVKDVAKSVEFYGKAFGQLVRRLDDSHRWGELESGQTTIAFTPVHQHETDDLTGEVQEQKSKTRRNQLEVCFAYADVDAAYKRAVENGAEAVCLPEDKEWGQRVGYVRDIDGIVVRMGSFVKQC